In Cryptomeria japonica chromosome 10, Sugi_1.0, whole genome shotgun sequence, a genomic segment contains:
- the LOC131030695 gene encoding 18.1 kDa class I heat shock protein-like: protein MAQSNCQGRRGGVLMDPLDLTSNMWDLCANTDLAHSIYIPVDWLETDQAHIFKANLPGLKKEDVKVQVEDECVMHISGECKKDEVNNNDKGHRLERPHGPFSHRFRLPGNAMLDQVKANMINGVLTVTIPKVAESKPKVTPINISEN, encoded by the exons ATGGCACAATCTAATTGTCAGGGCAGGAGAGGTGGGGTGTTGATGGATCCACTCGATCTCACATCCAATATGTGGGACCTATGTGCCAACACTGATTTGGCACATTCCATTTATATTCCTGTGgattggcttgaaactgatcaagcCCACATCTTCAAAGCTAACTTACCTG GTTTGAAAAAAGAGGATGTGAAAGTTCAAGTGGAAGATGAATGTGTTATGCACATAAGTGGAGAGTGTAAGAAGGATGAGGTGAACAACAATGACAAGGGGCATCGTTTGGAGAGACCACATGGCCCTTTCTCTCATCGCTTCCGCCTGCCAGGGAATGCCATGTTGGATCAGGTGAAGGCCAACATGATAAATGGAGTGCTGACTGTGACAATTCCAAAGGTAGCTGAGAGTAAGCCTAAGGTCACGCCAATCAATATATCTGAAAATTAA